In Daucus carota subsp. sativus chromosome 4, DH1 v3.0, whole genome shotgun sequence, one DNA window encodes the following:
- the LOC108216665 gene encoding dolichol-phosphate mannose synthase subunit 3-like — protein sequence MKHIVKIMSLLVVMLAVWVGLLQASIVPHSYTWLLPIYSIVSLGCYGLLMVGVGLMQFPTCPQESVLLQKDIAEAKEFLKKQGVDVSSD from the exons ATGAAGCATATTGTGAAAATTATGTCATTGTTGGTAGTGATGTTAGCCGTCTGGGTGGGATTATTGCAGGCGTCGATTGTTCCACATAGTTATACTTGGTTG CTACCAATATACTCTATAGTGTCACTGGGATGCTATGGTCTGTTAATGGTTGGAGTCGGTCTAATGCAGTTTCCAACTTGTCCGCAAGAGTCCGTCTTGTTACAGAAG GACATAGCTGAGGCGAAGGAATTCCTGAAGAAACAAGGGGTAGATGTGAGTTCTGACTGA